The following coding sequences lie in one Musa acuminata AAA Group cultivar baxijiao chromosome BXJ1-8, Cavendish_Baxijiao_AAA, whole genome shotgun sequence genomic window:
- the LOC135587647 gene encoding calcium-binding protein CBP-like has protein sequence MAGYPPGSGYPPYGAPPGNPYGAPPSYGIAQPPYASTLPYGAPAPTPSAPPAEVKPPKEGKAQGYGGYGQPSGCYGHPPPAASAPPPPLGSYGAGPFAALLPSVFPPGTDPNVVACFQAADRDGSGFIDDKELQQALSSYNQSFSLRTVHLLMYLFTSSNVRKIGPKEFSAVFYSLQNWRAIFERFDRDRSGKIDTSELREALLSLGFVVSPTVLDLLVAKFDKSGGKSKAIEYDNFIECCLTVKGLTEKFKEKDTQYSGSATFTYESFMLTVLPFLIA, from the exons ATGGCAGGCTATCCTCCGGGCTCCGGTTACCCACCCTACGGCGCACCACCGGGAAATCCCTATGGCGCTCCCCCGTCTTACGGCATTGCGCAGCCACCTTACGCCTCCACCCTGCCCTACGGTGCTCCCGCTCCCACGCCGTCGGCACCGCCGGCCGAAGTGAAGCCCCCGAAGGAAGGTAAGGCACAGGGATACGGGGGCTACGGGCAGCCTTCTGGGTGCTATGGCCATCCCCCTCCGGCCGCGTCAGCACCGCCTCCTCCTTTGGGGTCGTACGGCGCCGGCCCGTTCGCGGCTCTGCTGCCATCGGTGTTTCCTCCGGGGACGGACCCGAACGTGGTGGCGTGCTTCCAGGCTGCGGATCGGGACGGCAGCGGGTTCATCGATGACAAGGAGCTGCAGCAGGCGCTGTCGTCCTACAACCAGAGCTTCAGCTTGAGGACCGTCCATCTCCTCATGTACCTCTTCACCTCCTCCAATGTGCGCAAGATTG GGCCAAAAGAGTTCTCCGCTGTCTTCTACAGCCTGCAGAATTGGAGG GCTATCTTTGAGAGGTTTGACCGTGACCGGAGTGGTAAGATTGATACATCAGAGCTTCGTGAGGCACTTCTGAGCCTTGGGTTTGTGGTTTCTCCGACAGTTCTGGATTTGCTTGTGGCCAAGTTTGACAAGTCCGGAGGCAAAAGCAAAGCCATTGAATACGATAACTTCATAGA GTGCTGCCTCACGGTCAAG GGGCTGACGGAGAAGTTCAAGGAGAAGGATACTCAATATTCAGGATCGGCAACTTTCACCTATGAGTCTTTCATGTTAACCGTGTTGCCCTTTCTCATCGCATAG